One genomic window of Candidatus Nitrosopumilus sediminis includes the following:
- a CDS encoding matrixin family metalloprotease codes for MKGIFVLVAFVMILGYVWYEDLLPFGFDTSSIGFSPSVESIQQISNVVTSKDHQIIYYSFADVPDIPNKQIPVDALKKAIDTWEQSNPNLEFIQSENSNIEIKWQKYASSTHTGLATCNSVLFGILTHCVLEISVGAEDCASNFVQNDENMVTNILMHEIGHALGLGHSSKKDHLMYSTETPEISFNSKGYTVPERFEELFVGQQQLLIDKQELQSEIEFLDVEIAREQSQYDEYYKQYQYYEGKTLESHEFDKAQNVLSKLNSQGKKINSMIDQQNNLIENINEILNQLGCNPNFEITS; via the coding sequence ATGAAAGGCATTTTTGTATTAGTTGCATTTGTTATGATTCTTGGATATGTCTGGTATGAGGATTTACTTCCATTCGGATTTGATACTTCGTCTATTGGATTTTCCCCCTCTGTTGAAAGTATTCAGCAAATATCTAACGTTGTCACATCCAAAGATCATCAAATAATCTACTATTCGTTTGCTGATGTTCCTGATATTCCAAATAAACAAATCCCTGTTGACGCATTGAAAAAAGCTATTGATACTTGGGAGCAATCTAACCCAAACTTGGAATTTATACAATCTGAAAATTCTAACATTGAAATCAAATGGCAAAAATATGCATCATCTACTCATACAGGACTTGCAACATGTAATAGCGTATTGTTTGGAATTTTAACTCATTGTGTTTTAGAAATTTCTGTTGGAGCAGAAGACTGTGCATCTAATTTTGTCCAAAACGATGAGAATATGGTTACAAATATTTTGATGCATGAAATTGGCCATGCATTGGGGTTGGGCCATTCAAGCAAAAAAGATCATTTGATGTATTCTACTGAAACACCTGAAATCTCATTTAATTCTAAAGGATATACTGTACCTGAAAGATTTGAAGAACTTTTTGTTGGTCAGCAACAATTGTTAATTGACAAACAAGAATTGCAATCTGAAATTGAATTCCTTGATGTTGAAATTGCCCGAGAACAATCCCAATATGATGAATATTACAAACAATACCAATATTATGAAGGCAAAACACTTGAATCTCATGAATTCGACAAAGCCCAAAATGTTCTATCGAAATTAAATTCACAAGGCAAAAAAATCAATTCTATGATTGATCAACAAAATAATCTAATTGAAAATATTAACGAAATTCTAAACCAACTTGGCTGCAATCCTAATTTTGAAATTACGTCTTAA